In Musa acuminata AAA Group cultivar baxijiao chromosome BXJ2-10, Cavendish_Baxijiao_AAA, whole genome shotgun sequence, a genomic segment contains:
- the LOC135625536 gene encoding ethylene-responsive transcription factor ERF014-like, with protein MVKNSSKVLQAADGYIGVANNPHGTNFPPKLGSNGKRQYRGVRMRSWGSWVSEIRAPNQKTRIWLGSYSTPEAAARAYDAALLCLKGNSARLNFPTSPCIQLPDTTMSPRSIQRMAAAAAAAAANAALPFPSPDTTPPSSPLDSFLPPSSDTSDDETSRTTSPEEEGMLSGHFLMDPSINFEAFFQSPKCMDYMLNASAFFAPSQAEEWEEEGDITLWNFC; from the coding sequence ATGGTGAAGAACAGCAGCAAAGTTCTACAAGCTGCAGATGGCTACATTGGAGTTGCAAACAATCCTCATGGCACCAACTTCCCACCGAAGCTCGGCAGCAATGGCAAGAGGCAGTACAGGGGTGTGAGGATGAGGAGCTGGGGCTCTTGGGTCTCAGAGATCAGAGCACCGAACCAGAAGACCCGGATATGGCTAGGCTCCTACTCCACACCGGAGGCTGCGGCCCGGGCTTACGATGCGGCACTCCTCTGCCTCAAGGGTAACTCCGCAAGATTGAACTTTCCTACTTCTCCATGCATTCAGCTTCCGGACACCACCATGTCCCCCAGGTCCATCCAGAgaatggctgctgctgctgccgccgccgctgccaatGCCGCATTACCATTTCCGAGCCCTGATACAACGCCGCCTTCTTCGCCTCTTGATTCGTTTCTGCCACCGTCATCAGATACCTCTGATGATGAAACGTCGAGGACGACAAGCCCCGAGGAAGAAGGAATGCTGAGTGGGCATTTTCTGATGGACCCGTCGATTAATTTCGAGGCCTTTTTCCAGTCACCAAAGTGCATGGATTATATGCTCAATGCATCTGCCTTCTTTGCTCCTTCGCAAGCTGAGGAGTGGGAAGAGGAAGGTGACATCACGCTGTGGAACTTCTGCTGA